In Mus caroli chromosome 9, CAROLI_EIJ_v1.1, whole genome shotgun sequence, a single window of DNA contains:
- the Acy1 gene encoding aminoacylase-1, which translates to MTTKGPESEHPSVTLFRQYLRICTVQPNPDYGGAITFLEERARQLGLSCQKIEVVPGFVITVLTWPGTNPSLPSILLNSHTDVVPVFKEHWHHDPFEAFKDSEGYIYARGSQDMKSVSIQYLEAVRRLKSEGHRFPRTIHMTFVPDEEVGGHKGMELFVKRPEFQALRAGFALDEGLANPTDAFTVFYSERSPWWVRVTSTGKPGHASRFIEDTAAEKLHKVISSILAFREKERQRLQANPHLKEGAVTSVNLTKLEGGVAYNVVPATMSASFDFRVAPDVDMKAFEKQLQRWCQEAGEGVTFEFAQKFTEPRMTPTDDSDPWWAAFSGACKAMNLTLEPDIFPAATDSRYIRAVGIPALGFSPMNRTPVLLHDHNERLHEDVFLRGIDIYTRLLSALASVPTLPGES; encoded by the exons ATGACCACCAAGGGTCCCGAGTCTGAGCACCCCTCCGTGACGCTCTTCCGCCAGTACCTGCGCATCTGCACTGTGCAACCCAATCCAGACTATG GAGGGGCCATCACCTTCCTGGAGGAGAGAGCCCGCCAGCTGGGTCTGAGCTGTCAGAAAATAGAG GTGGTGCCTGGCTTTGTGATCACTGTGCTGACCTGGCCAGGCACCAACCCGTCACTCCCCTCCATTTTGCTAAACTCCCACACAGATGTGGTACCTGTCTTCAAG GAACATTGGCATCACGACCCCTTTGAGGCCTTCAAGGATTCTGAGGGCTACATCTATGCTAGGGGCTCCCAGGACATGAAGAGTGTTAGCATCCA gTACCTGGAGGCTGTGAGGAGGCTGAAGAGCGAGGGCCACCGATTCCCTAGGACCATCCACATGACCTTTGTGCCTG ACGAGGAGGTCGGAGGTCACAAGGGGATGGAGTTGTTTGTGAAGAGGCCTGAGTTCCAGGCTCTGCGGGCAGGCTTCGCTCTGGACGAGG GCCTGGCCAACCCCACGGATGCCTTTACTGTCTTTTATAGTGAGCGGAGTCCTTGGT gggtACGGGTTACCAGCACTGGGAAGCCAGGCCATGCCTCACGCTTCATTGAGGATACAGCTGCAGAGAAGTTG CATAAGGTTATAAGCTCCATCTTGGCATTCCGggagaaggaaaggcagag GCTGCAGGCGAACCCTCACCTGAAGGAAGGCGCCGTGACTTCGGTGAACCTGACCAAGCTTGAAGGTGGCGTGGCCTATAATGTGGTACCTGCTACTATGAGTGCCAGCTTTGACTTCCGAGTGGCACCAGATGTAGACATGAAG GCCTTCGAGAAGCAGCTGCAGAGATGGTGCCAGGAAGCGGGAGAGGGGGTCACCTTTGAGTTTGCTCAG aAGTTTACAGAGCCTCGAATGACACCCACAGATGATTCAGATCCCTGGTGGGCAGCTTTCAGCGGAGCCTGCAAGGCAAT GAACCTCACTCTGGAGCCAGACATCTTTCCTGCTGCCACTGATAGTCGCTATATCCGAGCG GTGGGGATCCCAGCTCTGGGCTTCTCGCCCATGAACCGCACACCCGTGCTGCTACATGACCATAATGAACGGCTGCATGAGGATGTATTTCTCCGTGGGATTGACATATATACACGCCTTCTCTCTGCACTTGCTAGTGTGCCCACCCTGCCTGGTGAAAGCTGA
- the Abhd14a gene encoding protein ABHD14A has product MVQKFMNRYQAALLGLGLLLVFLLYMGLPGPPEQTSRLWRGPNVTVLTGLTRGNSRIFYREVLPIQQARRAEVVFLHGKAFNSHTWEQLGTLQLLSERGYRAVAIDLPGFGNSAPAEEVSTEAGRVELLERVFQDLQVQNTVLVSPSLSGSYALPFLMRNHHQLHGFVPIAPTSTRNYAQEQFGTVKTPTLILYGELDHTLARESLQQLRHLPNHSVVKLHDAGHACYLHKPEAFHLALLTFLDHLP; this is encoded by the exons ATGGTACAGAAATTCATGAACCGGTACCAGGCAGCCCTGCTGGGTCTAGGCTTGCTGCTCGTGTTCCTCCTGTATATGGGCTTGCCTGGCCCACCGGAGCAGACTTCGCGACTCTGGAGAGGCCCTAATGTCACAGTCCTGACTGGTCTCACCAGAGGCAACTCTCGAATCTTTTACCGAGAGGTGCTGCCAATTCAGCAGGCACGCAG GGCAGAAGTTGTGTTTCTCCATGGAAAAGCATTTAATTCCCACACATGGGAACAGCTGGGGACGTTGCAGCTACTGTCAGAGAGGGGTTACCGGGCTGTGGCCATCGACCTTCCAG GTTTTGGGAACTCAGCCCCTGCAGAGGAGGTGAGCACAGAGGCAGGCCGAGTGGAGTTGCTGGAGAGAGTGTTCCAGGACCTACAGGTGCAGAATACTGTGTTGGTGAGCCCCTCACTGAGTGGCAGCTATGCCCTGCCCTTCCTGATGCGAAACCACCACCAGCTACATGGATTCGTGCCCATCGCACCCACCTCCACCAGGAATTATGCACAGGAACAATTCGGGACTGTGAAG ACCCCAACTCTTATCCTGTATGGGGAACTGGACCACACCTTGGCTCGAGAGTCACTTCAGCAGCTCCGCCACCTGCCCAACCACTCCGTGGTGAAGCTGCACGATGCAGGTCACGCCTGCTACCTCCACAAGCCAGAAGCCTTCCACCTTGCCCTTCTTACCTTCCTTGACCATTTGCCTTGA
- the Rpl29 gene encoding 60S ribosomal protein L29, whose protein sequence is MAKSKNHTTHNQSRKWHRNGIKKPRSQRYESLKGVDPKFLRNMRFAKKHNKKGLKKMQANNAKAVSARAEAIKALVKPQAIKPKMPKGPKLKRLAFIAHPKLGKRIRSYMAKGQRLCQPKPKVQTKAGAKAPAKAQASAPAQAPKGAQAPKGTQAPVKAP, encoded by the exons atggccaagtccaagaaccacaccacacacaaccagt CccgcaaatggcacagaaatggcatcaagaaaccccGGTCGCAAAGATACGAATCTCTTAAGGGG gttgaccccaagttcctgaggaacatgcgctttgccaagaagcacaacaagaaaggcctgaagaagatgcaggccaacaatgcaaaggcagtgagtgcgcgtgcagaggccatcaaggccctggtgaagcctcaggccatcaagcccaagatgccaaaagGCCCCAAACTCAAGCGGCTGGCTTTCATCGCTCACCCTAAGCTTGGGAAGCGGATTCgaagctacatggccaagggtcagaggctctgccaaccaAAGCCTAAGGTCCAAACCAAGGCAGGAgccaaagctccagctaaggcccaggcttcagctccagcccaggctcccaaaggtgctCAGGCCCCCAAAGGTACAcaggcccctgtgaaggccccatag